A single region of the Metarhizium brunneum chromosome 6, complete sequence genome encodes:
- the LYS1 gene encoding Homocitrate synthase, giving the protein MARMMVGSRDYVMSRYKLHKIKEIEGMVADAVQIVSEYLGNGQTTLRALAPALVSVPTTVPDGRLAEWRRHNIPFNNPITGTLYMPLHLTLSKTNLSVSPLKEVLMFLAMLGFCAFSHKAGIHAKAILANPSTYEILSPEDYGLSRYVHFASRLTGWNAIKSRVEQLGLSMSDE; this is encoded by the exons ATGGCTCGCATGATGGTTGGAAGTCGCGACTATGTGATGAGCCGGTATAAGCTCCATAAgatcaaggagattgaggGCATGGTGGCAGACGCCGTCCAAATTGTGAGTGAATACCTGGGAAACGGCCAGACAACTCTTAGAGCTCTTGCGCCCGCATTGGTTTCAGTCCCAACCACAGTCCCTGATGGACGACTGGCCGAATGGCGCCGCCAT AATATTCCTTTCAACAATCCCATTACTGGTACGTTATACATGCCGCTCCATCTCACTCTGTCCAAAACGAATCTTTCAGTCTCCCCATTAAAAGAGGTGCTAATGTTTCTGGCGATGTTAGGTTTC TGCGCATTCAGTCACAAG GCCGGAATCcatgccaaggccatcttggccaacccCTCGAC TTACGAAATCCTTTCACCAGAAGACTACGGTCTCAGCAGAT ATGTCCA TTTCGCTAGCCGGTTGACTGGTTGGAACGCTATCAAGAGCCGAGTCGAGCAACTTGGTCTATCTATGAGTGACGAATAG
- the ube2z gene encoding Ubiquitin-conjugating enzyme E2 Z: protein MDQSIIRISKELSDIQRGTDLAIAVACRDIDVRNVKALVMGPHETPYEFGFFEFAIRFSRDYPSKSPNVQCVTTNGGRCRLNPNIYANGKVCLSILGTWRGERGEEWSSAQGLESILLSIQSLLSANPYENEPGFEDANEESDKVYQKDYIQKIRHESLRISVIQRLENYLGLSPLTGSTLLLTKEDGGDDDEEVNVPFEPFRDICKRRFLWYYQSYLDAIEKGKSEVKLQDSFVRMPFEMPGNNCMEGKFNYPDLERRLNNVKTALDAEAAAWAAEGLTAVAKESTVAVNLYHQYEQVTAYFKRSDMPHDVTLDNDNPFVWIITYFGRPMTNLDGGLFRIRMNFSTRFPDEQPRVKFETKIFHHHVAPDGTACYVPNPLKREDVKSHIEAIISTLEEDEPAYDPRMIVNPEATKLFWGGGKDDKKQYNRRLRRSVQQSME, encoded by the exons ATGGACCAGTCCATAATTCGGATCTCCAAG GAGCTGAGCGACATTCAAAGAGGCACTGATCTCG CTATCGCTGTCGCTTGCCGCGATATCGACGTTCGCAATGTGAAAGCTCTGGTCATGGGTCCTCACGAGACCCCCTACGAATTTGGTTTCTTCGAG TTTGCCATTCGTTTCAGTAGAG ACTATCCGTCCAAATCGCCCAACGTACAGTGTGTCACCACCAACGGTGGCAGATGCCGACTGAATCCAAATATATACGCCAATGGCAAAGTGTGCCT GTCAATATTGGG AACATGGCGTGGAGAACGAGGGGAGGAGTGGTCGTCGGCCCAGGGCCTGGAATCCATTCTCTTATCCATTCAGAGCCTCCTGTCGGCAAACCCCTACGAAAATGAACCCGGATTCGAGGATGCAAACGAGGAATCAGACAAGGTGTACCAAAAAGATTATATACAAAAG ATCCGTCACGAATCGCTAAGAATTTCTGTTATTCAGCGCTTAGAAAACTATCTTGGTCTTAGTCCCCTTACCGGTAGCACACTGCTGCTCAccaaagaagacggcggtgatgacgacgaggaagtcAACGTACCCTTTGAGCCTTTCAGGGATATCTGCAAACGCCGATTTCTATGGTACTATCAATCATACCTGGACGCTATTGAAAAGGGAAAGTCGGAAGTAAAGCTACAGGATAGCTTTGTGCGAATGCCGTTTGAAATGCCGGGCAACAACTGCATGGAGGGAAAGTTCAACTACCCAGATTTGGAGCGAAGACTGAACAATGTCAAAACCGCACTTGACGCGGAAGCAGCGGCTTGGGCAGCCGAGGGTCTCACAGCTGTTGCCAAGGAGTCTACTGTCGCGGTCAATCTGTACCATCAGTATGAGCAAGTCACGGCCTACTTCAAAAGAAGCGATATGCCTCATGATGTGACTCTCGACAACGACAATCCCTTCGTGTGGATCATCACTTATTTCGGTCGGCCCATGACCAATCTGGACGGCGGCTTATTCCGCATCAGAATGAACTTCAGCACCCGATTTCCCGACGAACAGCCTCGTGTCAAGTTTGAAACAAAGATTTTCCACCATCATGTTGCCCCGGACGGCACGGCGTGCTACGTACCGAATCCACTTAAGCGCGAGGATGTCAAGTCCCATATTGAGGCAATTATATCGACATTGGAAGAGGATGAACCGGCCTATGACCCTAGAATGATTGTCAACCCCGAAGCCACCAAGTTGTTCTGGGGCGGCGGAAAGGATGACAAGAAACAGTACAACCGTCGTCTTCGACGATCAGTGCAGCAAAGCATGGAGTAA
- the RFC2 gene encoding Replication factor C subunit 2 yields MASFFDLKARKAAAAANGTSDQKSQKPADARNQPWVEKYRPQSLDDVTAQDHTVTVLQRTLQASNLPHMLFYGPPGTGKTSTILALAKELFGPEMMKSRVLELNASDERGISIVREKVKNFARMQLTNPAPGLSKKYPCPPFKIIILDEADSMTQDAQSALRRTMETYSKITRFCLICNYVTRIIDPLASRCSKFRFKSLDQGNARKRLEEIASAEGVPLEDGAIDALIRCSEGDLRKAITFLQSAARLVGASAPGKDGDGDEQMDVDSKPVTVKIVEDIAGVIPAPTVDGLVEAMRPRDAGQTYRSVSKIVEDMVADGWSATQVVSQLYQALTADETIADAHKNKIVMVFSEVDKRLVDGADEHLSILDLAMRISAILAGK; encoded by the exons ATGGCCAGTTTCTTCGATCTCAAAGCCCGgaaagctgccgccgcagcGAATGGTACCTCGGACCAGAAAAGTCAGAAGCCAGCAGATGCCAGAAACCAGCCCTGGGTCGAAAAATA CCGACCCCAGAGCCTCGACGATGTTACAGCCCAAGATCACACCGTGACCGTCCTGCAAAGAACCCTCCAAGCTTCCAAT TTGCCACACATGCTATTCTACGGACCCCCTGGCACAGGCAAGACGTCAACAATCCTCGCATTAGCCAAGGAGCTCTTCGGTCCCGAGATGATGAAGTCGCGAGTCCTCGAGTTGAACGCCTCCGACGAGCGCGGCATCTCAATCGTCCGAGAAAAAGTCAAAAACTTTGCGCGCATGCAATTGACGAATCCAGCCCCCGGCCTTAGCAAAAAATACCCCTGCCCCCCTTTCAAAatcatcatcctcgacgaagccgatTCAATGACTCAAGATGCTCAGAGCGCCCTGCGGCGAACCATGGAGACGTACAGCAAAATTACTCGCTTCTGCTTAATCTGCAACTACGTCACCCGAATCATCGACCCGTTGGCCAGTCGTTGCAGCAAGTTTCGCTTCAAGAGTCTCGACCAGGGCAATGCCAGGAAGAGGCTGGAGGAGATTGCGTCCGCCGAAGGCGTGCCACTGGAGGATGGCGCCATTGACGCTCTCATTCGCTGCAGCGAGGGCGATTTGCGCAAAGCGATTACTTTCCTGCAGAGCGCGGCGAGATTAGTTGGCGCGAGCGCTCCGGGAAAGGACGGCGATGGTGATGAACAAATGGACGTGGACAGTAAGCCCGTGACAGTCAAGATTGTGGAGGACATTGCTGGCGTCATCCCGGCACCGACGGTTGACGGGCTGGTTGAGGCTATGCGTCCGCGGGACGCAGGCCAAACGTATCGCTCTGTGTCCAAGATTGTGGAGGATATGGTCGCGGATGGGTGGAGTGCGACTCAGGTAGTCTCGCAG CTGTATCAAGCTCTGACGGCAGACGAGACGATAGCAGATGcccacaagaacaagatcGTCATGGTCTTTTCAGAGGTCGATAAGAGACTAGTGGACGGAGCGGACGAGCATCTATCAATTCTGGATCTTGCAATGAGGATATCGGCTATTTTAGCTGGCAAGTAA
- the brr2 gene encoding Pre-mRNA-splicing factor brr2 translates to MSDPHRDVSQYKYSAMSNLVLQADRRFVTRRTDEATGDPESLAGRLSIKDMGARVARDEAPKQKKQSGMPAIERGSLQEGEDVLLREQRRRKTEAQQQRGTGVLGANDALIEGITYRPRTQATRATFDLILTLVAKNLGDVPQEVVRSAADAVLEYLKDDDLKDLDKKKEIDDIIGSTMNPKQFNELVNLGKKITDYDAQDDDEDVNAGDANGEDAEIDERQGVAVAFDEDEDEDEIINEVRDESSEDEEGEDEDDENGETSGPKPVEDLDDDEMVLDSGPGGSKRKGDEKSSIPARDIDAFWLQRQIGTLYPDAHEQSNKTKDALRILSGEPDEPEGEEKSLREIENDLMELFDFEHHELVQKLVENREKVFWLTKLARADSAEDRENVEREMGSEGLQSILDELRGKSAAGDDKKRKVDIKMDIDVPASFNAEAPKQERPEGQLVGGLQPKKVVNLDNLVFDQGNHLMTNAKVRLPEGSTKRSFKGYEEIHVPPPKKRNEPGDVLIPITDMPEWSRLPFSTAKSLNKIQSKCYPSAFQDDGNMLVCAPTGSGKTNVAMLTILREIGKNRNAETGAIDLDAFKIVYIAPLKALVQEQVGNFGKRLEPYGIRVSELTGDRQLTKQQIAETQIIVTTPEKWDVITRKSNDLTYTNLVRLVIIDEIHLLHDDRGPVLESIVARTIRKTEQTGEPVRIVGLSATLPNYKDVASFLRCDIKKDLFHFDSTFRPCPLRQEFIGVTDRKAIKQLKTMNDVTYNKVMEHVGSNRNQMIIFVHSRKETAKTAKYIRDKALELDTINQILRHDAGSREVLNEAASQATDADLKDILPYGFGIHHAGMNRVDRADVEDLFASGAIQVLVSTATLAWGVNLPAHTVVIKGTQVYSPEKGSWVELSPQDVLQMLGRAGRPQFDTYGEGIIITTQTEIQYYLSLLNQQLPIESQFVSKLVDNLNAEIVLGNVRTRDEGVEWLGYTYLFVRMLRSPGLYQVGAEYEDDDVLEQKRVDLIHSASLMLRKSNLIKYDEKSGKLQSTELGRIASHYYITSTSMDTYNNLIQPSITTIELFRVFALSAEFKYIPVRQDEKLELAKLMVRVPVPVKESIEEPHAKINVLLQAYISRLKLDGLALMADMVYVTQSAGRILRAVFEIALRKGWASVAKTALDLCKMAEKRMWPTMSPLRQFPTCSKDIIQKAERIDVSWSSYFDLDPPRMGELLGMPKAGRAVCGFVAKFPRVDVQAQVQPMTRSMLRVELSVTPNFEWDDSLHGAAESFWIIVEDCDGEDILFQDTFLLRKDYAESESNEHIVDFTVPITDPMPPNYFVSVISDRWMHSETRLAVPFHKLILPEKFPPHTELLELQPLPVSALKVSGYVDLYPDWKQFNRIQTQTFNSLYKTDQNVLIGAPTGSGKTVCAEFAILRHWTQGSAGRAVYVAPFQEVVDARLQDWQKRLAHLNGGKEIVKLTGETATDLKILERGDLILATPTQWDVLSRQWKRRKNVQTIELFIADDIHLLGGYMGYVYEIIVSRMHYIRTQTELPMRIIALSVSLANARDMGEWIDAKKHDIYNFSPHVRPVPLELHVQSYSNPHFPSLMLAMAKPAYLAITQMSPDKPAMIFVSSRKQTRQTARDLLAACVADDDEDRFLHAEVEQMRPLLDRVHEEALAEALSHGIGYYHEALSQSDKRIVKHLYDNGAIQVLVASRDTCWELTSTAHLVIVMGTQYFEGREHRYVDYPLSEVLQMFGKSLKPSKDGRGRGVLMVPSVKREYYKKFLNEALPVESHLHNYLHDAFVTEISTKMIESGDDAINWTTFTYFYRRLLANPSYYSLTSTTHDGLSNYMSDLVETTLRELSESKIIDFDDEDGSVSPQNAAMIGAYYNISYITMQTFLLSLSARTKLKGILEIVTSATEFESIQVRRHEESLLRRIYDRVPVKMSQPVYDSPHFKAFVLLQAHFSRMQLPIDLAKDQETLLSRVLSLLSAMVDILSSDGHLNAMNAMEMSQMVVQAMWDRDSPLKQIPHFAQEVVKVSNDFGIKDIFDFMEAMNPDENPEYNNLVKRLGLSQKQLAEAAGFTNDKYPDLELEHEVLDQDEIQAGEPSYLNIKITRNVDEDDEVDPTVHAPFYPTKKMENWWLVVGDDKTRNLLAIKRVTIGRELNVKLEYTIPAAGEHGLKLFLMSDSYVGVDQEREFTVTAAEGMDVDGDEDDEDEEE, encoded by the exons ATGTCAGACCCTCATCGCGATGTCTCACAATACAAGTactcggccatgtccaacctGGTTCTCCAGGCGGACCGTCGGTTTGTCACGCGACGAACTGACGAGGCCACGGGCGATCCTGAATCCCTTGCAGGACGACTAAGCATCAAGGACATGGGTGCCAGAGTTGCGCGGGATGAGGCACcaaagcagaagaagcaaTCTGGAATGCCCGCTATAGAAAGAGGTAGTCTCCAAGAGGGCGAAGATGTTCTACTTAGAGAACAACGAAGACGGAAAACAGAGGCACAACAACAGAGAGGGACCGGCGTCCTCGGCGCAAACGATGCTTTGATCGAGGGTATCACATATCGGCCACGAACGCAAGCAACACGCGCCACTTTCGATTTAATACTCACTTTAGTTGCCAAGAATCTGGGCGACGTACCTCAGGAAGTTGTCCGCAgtgccgccgatgccgtaCTGGAATACCTTAAAGATGATGACTTGAAggacttggacaagaagaaggaaatcGACGATATTATAGGCTCAACTATGAACCCCAAACAGTTCAACGAGCTCGTTAACCTGGGAAAGAAGATCACCGACTACGACGCgcaagacgatgatgaagatgttaATGCGGGCGACGCTAatggtgaagatgccgagaTTGATGAGCGTCAGGGTGTTGCTGTAGCCTttgatgaggacgaggacgaagatgaaaTTATAAACGAGGTCCGCGACGAATCttccgaagacgaagagggtgaagatgaagatgacgaaaaTGGCgagacatctggaccaaAGCCAGTTGAGGAcctggatgatgacgagatgGTTCTGGACTCAGGTCCAGGAGGTTCCAAAAGGAAAGGGGATGAGAAGAGCTCGATACCTGCCAGAGATATTGACGCGTTTTGGCTACAGCGCCAGATTGGTACTCTGTATCCCGACGCTCATGAACAATCGAACAAGACCAAAGATGCTCTTCGTATCCTGTCTGGTGAACCAGACGAGCCCGAGGGTGAAGAGAAATCTCTTCGAGAGATAGAAAATGACCTTATGGAGCTGTTCGACTTTGAGCACCACGAACTTGTGCAGAAGCTCGTCGAAAATAGAGAAAAAGTGTTCTGGCTGACGAAGCTGGCACGTGCGGATTCTGCCGAAGACCGGGAAAACGTCGAACGCGAGATGGGCTCCGAAGGCCTCCAATCGATTCTGGACGAGTTGCGAGGAAAATCCGCCGCGGGAGATGACAAGAAACGAAAGGTAGACATCAAGATGGATATTGACGTCCCTGCCTCGTTCAACGCTGAAGCGCCAAAGCAAGAACGACCAGAGGGTCAGTTAGTTGGAGGTCTACAACCCAAGAAAGTCGTCAATCTTGACAATTTGGTGTTCGACCAAGGTAATCATCTCATGACGAATGCCAAGGTCCGATTGCCAGAAGGCTCTACGAAGAGATCATTTAAAGGCTATGAGGAGATACATGTTCCACCGCCCAAGAAGAGAAACGAGCCTGGAGATGTCTTGATTCCCATTACCGACATGCCCGAGTGGTCGCGTCTGCCATTCAGCACCGCGAAATCTCTGAACAAAATTCAGTCGAAGTGCTACCCTTCGGCTTTCCAGGACGACGGCAACATGCTTGTGTGTGCCCCTACCGGTAGTGGTAAGACAAATGTCGCAATGTTGACCATTTTGCGAGAAATTGGCAAGAACAGAAACGCAGAGACCGGTGCCATTGATCTGGATGCCTTTAAAATCGTGTACATTGCTCCTTTGAAGGCCCTAGTCCAGGAACAAGTCGGCAACTTTGGTAAGAGACTTGAGCCATACGGTATTCGTGTTTCTGAGTTGACCGGCGATCGACAACTCACCAAGCAGCAAATCGCCGAGACTCAGATTATCGTCACTACACCTGAGAAGTGGGATGTCATTACCAGAAAGTCCAATGACCTTACCTACACAAACCTCGTTCGGCTTGTTATTATTGATGAAATTCATTTGCTCCATGACGACCGTGGTCCTGTTCTGGAGAGTATTGTCGCCCGAACCATCAGGAAGACAGAACAAACCGGCGAGCCTGTCCGAATCGTCGGTTTGTCTGCTACGCTACCCAACTACAAGGATGTGGCGAGCTTCTTGCGCTGTGATATCAAGAAGGATCTCTTCCATTTTGACAGCACCTTTAGACCTTGCCCGCTGCGTCAGGAGTTCATTGGCGTCACGGACCGCAAGGCCATCAAACaattgaagacgatgaatgACGTCACTTACAACAAGGTTATGGAGCATGTTGGTTCAAACAGAAACCAAATGATTATATTTGTTCATTCAAGGAAGGAGACTGCAAAGACCGCCAAATATATCCGAGATAAGGCTCTTGAGCTGGACACCATCAATCAGATACTTCGACATGACGCGGGAAGCCGAGAGGTTCTCAATGAAGCTGCCAGCCAGGCAACCGATGCAGATCTCAAGGACATATTGCCATATGGATTTGGCATCCATCACGCCGGTATGAACAGAGTGGACAGAGCCGATGTCGAGGATCTCTTTGCCAGTGGAGCTATTCAAGTTTTGGTGTCAACGGCCACCTTGGCTTGGGGTGTCAACCTGCCTGCCCATACAGTCGTTATCAAAGGCACCCAAGTCTACTCGCCGGAAAAGGGTAGCTGGGTCGAGTTGAGCCCTCAAGATGTTCTCCAGATGCTTGGGCGTGCGGGTCGGCCGCAGTTCGACACTTATGGTGAAGGTATTATCATCACAACCCAGACCGAAATCCAATACTACCTCTCCCTGCTTAACCAGCAGCTGCCTATCGAAAGTCAGTTTGTAAGCAAGTTGGTGGACAACCTCAACGCCGAAATCGTGCTAGGAAACGTCAGGACCCGCGATGAGGGCGTTGAGTGGCTTGGATACACCTATCTTTTTGTTCGAATGCTTCGATCTCCGGGACTGTATCAAGTTGGAGCCGAGtacgaagacgatgatgtcTTGGAGCAGAAACGTGTCGATCTTATCCACTCTGCTTCGTTGATGCTGCGAAAGTCAAATCTCATCAAGTATGATGAGAAATCGGGCAAGTTGCAATCTACCGAACTAGGCCGAATTGCCTCGCATTACTACATCACTTCTACGTCCATGGATACCTATAACAATCTGATCCAGCCATCCATTACCACCATTGAGCTTTTCCGTGTCTTTGCTCTGAGCGCTGAGTTCAAATACATTCCCGTGCGACAAGATGAGAAGCTTGAGTTAGCAAAGCTTATGGTCAGGGTACCCGTTCCCGTAAAGGAGAGCATAGAAGAACCGCATGCAAAGATCAATGTTCTTTTGCAGGCATACATCTCTCGGCTTAAGCTTGACGGACTTGCTCTTATGGCCGACATGGTTTATGTCACTCAGAGCGCTGGGCGTATCCTGCGTGCCGTGTTTGAAATTGCTCTCAGGAAAGGCTGGGCATCTGTCGCCAAGACTGCGCTGGACTTGTGCAAGATGGCTGAGAAACGCATGTGGCCGACTATGTCACCTTTACGCCAGTTTCCTACTTGCTCCAAAGACATCATCCAGAAGGCAGAGCGAATCGATGTTTCGTGGAGCAGTTACTTTGACCTCGACCCTCCTCGTATGGGCGAATTGCTTGGCATGCCCAAGGCTGGAAGAGCTGTTTGTGGCTTCGTCGCCAAATTCCCGAGAGTTGATGTTCAAGCCCAAGTTCAGCCAATGACACGGTCCATGCTCAGAGTAGAACTCAGCGTCACTCCTAATTTCGAGTGGGACGACAGTCTGCACGGCGCTGCTGAGAGTTTCTGGATTATCGTTGAAGACTGCGATGGTGAAGACATCTTGTTCCAGGATACCTTCCTTCTGCGCAAAGATTACGCCGAGTCCGAGTCAAATGAGCACATCGTTGATTTCACCGTTCCCATCACTGACCCAATGCCTCCCAACTACTTCGTATCTGTAATTTCAGACAGATGGATGCATTCGGAGACGCGACTGGCTGTTCCCTTCCACAAGCTCATTCTGCCAGAGAAGTTCCCGCCTCACACCGAACTCTTGGAATTGCAGCCTCTTCCTGTTTCTGCCTTGAAGGTTTCTGGTTATGTTGATTTGTACCCTGATTGGAAACAATTCAATAGGATTCAGACCCAAACTTTCAATTCCTTGTACAAGACCGATCAAAACGTCCTTATTGGCGCCCCGACTGGCAGTGGTAAAACGGTGTGCGCGGAGTTTGCCATTCTTCGCCACTGGACACAGGGTAGTGCTGGTCGAGCGGTCTACGTTGCCCCCTTTCAGGAGGTTGTTGACGCTAGACTACAGGACTGGCAGAAGAGGTTGGCTCACTTGAACGGCGGAAAGGAAATTGTCAAGTTGACGGGGGAGACTGCTACTGACTTGAAGATTCTGGAGAGGGGAGACCTCATCCTGGCGACACCAACACAGTGGGATGTGTTGTCTAGGCAATGGAAGAGACGCAAGAATGTTCAAACTATTGAGCTGTTTATCGCTGACGATATTCATCTCCTCGGAGGTTACATGGGCTATGTCTACGAAATCATTGTCTCGCGCATGCATTATATTCGGACACAAACAGAGCTGCCAATGCGCATTATAGCATTGAGTGTCTCCTTGGCAAATGCGCGAGACATGGGCGAGTGGATTGACGCAAAGAAGCATGACATTTACAACTTCAGTCCGCATGTCAGACCAGTGCCTCTGGAGCTCCATGTTCAATCCTACTCAAATCCTCATTTCCCATCCCTGATGCTGGCTATGGCGAAGCCTGCATACCTTGCCATCACTCAGATGTCGCCGGATAAGCCAGCCATGATTTTCGTTTCTAGTCGAAAGCAAACAAGGCAAACTGCTAGAGACTTGCTTGCCGCTTGCGTTgcggatgatgacgaggaccgCTTCCTGCACGCTGAAGTAGAGCAGATGCGACCGCTTCTCGACCGTGTCCATGAAGAAGCTTTGGCTGAGGCGCTCTCGCATGGCATTGGATATTATCACGAAGCCCTTAGCCAGAGTGATAAGCGCATTGTTAAGCATCTATATGACAATGGTGCTATTCAGGTCCTCGTTGCTTCAAGAGACACATGCTGGGAGTTGACCAGCACGGCACACCTTGTGATTGTCATGGGCACTCAGTACTTTGAGGGAAGGGAACACCGATATGTGGACTACCCACTTAGCGAAGTATTGCAGATGTTTGGCAAGTCATTGAAGCCCTCTAAGGACGGAAGAGGGCGCGGTGTTCTCATGGTCCCCTCAGTGAAGCGCGAGTATTACAAGAAGTTTTTGAACGAAGCCCTACCTGTCGAGTCACACCTGCACAACTATCTTCACGATGCGTTTGTGACGGAAATCAGCACAAAGATGATCGAATccggtgatgatgccatCAACTGGACCACGTTCACTTACTTTTATCGCCGATTGCTGGCCAATCCTAGCTACTATAGCTTGACCAGCACTACCCACGATGGCCTCAGCAATTACATGTCCGATCTTGTGGAGACAACATTGCGAGAGCTGAGCGAGTCAAAGATTatcgactttgacgacgaggacggaaGTGTGTCACCTCAGAATGCGGCCATGATTGGCGCATACTACAACATCTCATACATCACAATGCAGACCTTCCTCCTCTCGCTGAGCGCGCGAACCAAGTTGAAGGGAATTCTTGAAATTGTCACCTCCGCCACCGAGTTTGAATCAATTCAAGTGCGACGCCATGAAGAGAGTCTTCTCCGCCGCATTTACGACAGAGTTCCCGTCAAGATGTCGCAGCCCGTGTATGACTCGCCTCATTTCAAGGCCTTTGTCCTTCTTCAAGCACACTTCTCCAGGATGCAGCTTCCTATTGATCTGGCGAAGGACCAAGAAACCTTGCTGTCAAGGGTACTCAGTCTCTTAAGCGCCATGGTTGATATTTTGTCGTCTGATGGCCATCTCAATGCCATGAACGCCATGGAGATGTCACAAATGGTTGTCCAAGCCATGTGGGACCGAGATAGTCCGCTGAAGCAGATTCCTCACTTCGCACAAGAGGTGGTCAAGGTTTCAAATGACTTTGG TATCAAGGACATTTTTGACTTCATGGAAGCCATGAACCCCGACGAGAACCCCGAGTACAATAACCTGGTCAAGCGTCTCGGCCTGTCACAGAAGCAGCTTGCAGAGGCAGCTGGCTTTACAAATGACAAATACCCAgaccttgagcttgagcatGAGGTTCTTGACCAAGACGAAATCCAAGCAGGAGAGCCCTCGTATCTCAACATCAAGATAACACGTAAtgtggacgaggacgatgaagtTGACCCGACTGTGCACGCGCCGTTCTACCcgacgaagaagatggagaatTGGTGGCTGGTGGTTGGAGATGACAAGACTCGCAACCTCTTGGCTATCAAGCGAGTGACAATTGGCCGCGAGCTCAATGTCAAACTCGAGTACACTATACCAGCAGCAGGGGAGCACGGCTTGAAACTGTTTCTAATGAGTGACAGTTATGTTGGAGTGGACCAGGAACGCGAGTTTACGGTTACAGCGGCTGAAGGAATGGACgtggatggtgatgaagacgacgaagacgaggaggaataG